A single Lolium perenne isolate Kyuss_39 chromosome 6, Kyuss_2.0, whole genome shotgun sequence DNA region contains:
- the LOC127305651 gene encoding pirin-like protein: MSGSTCVSLARSSVAVAPPARVAEETRSDGMITIQSDEAPMILSKPRAVVQTLTCERRPLGEGFAYRRSIGGPELESLDPILSFDDFEFTGPANFGDHPHRGFESLTYVLEGSIGFHDFSGHKGTINTGDAQWTTVGRGVVHAEVPAGQGVQRGLNFWINLAAKDKMVAPSYQELASVDIPTVEKDGVSVKVIVGEALGMRSPIQTCTPVMCLDITVGPGAHLHQAVPAGWSACAYVIDGEASFGPSARATRQHECAVFGAKGNAVDARSGDADASTRFLLVAARPHGETVVREGYFVMNTREELEQAMDDYKNHHNGFEMAVGWTSDHVAKPAQ; the protein is encoded by the exons ATGTCCGGCAGCACTTGCGTCTCCTTGGCTCGCTCCTCGGTCGCCGTTGCGCCGCCGGCACGGGTGGCGGAGGAGACCCGTTCCGACGGGATGATCACCATCCAAAG TGACGAGGCGCCCATGATCCTGAGCAAGCCGAGGGCGGTGGTTCAGACATTGACGTGCGAGCGCCGGCCCCTCGGCGAGGGCTTCGCCTACAGGAGGAGCATTGGCGG GCCTGAGTTGGAGAGTTTGGATCCTATCCTTTCCTTCGATGACTTTGAAT TCACGGGTCCAGCAAACTTTGGTGATCATCCACACAGAG GATTTGAGAGTCTTACCTACGTACTTGAG GGCAGCATCGGTTTCCATGATTTTTCAGGCCACAAGGGAACCATCAATACAGGGGATGCGCAG TGGACGACGGTGGGGCGCGGGGTGGTGCACGCGGAGGTGCCGGCCGGACAGGGCGTGCAGAGGGGGCTCAACTTCTGGATAAACCTCGCCGCCAAGGACAAGAT GGTGGCGCCAAGTTACCAGGAGCTGGCGAGCGTCGACATCCCCACAGTTGAGAAGGACGGCGTGTCCGTCAAGGTCATCGTCGGCGAGGCCCTGGGCATGCGCTCGCCGATCCAGACATGCACCCCGGTCATGTGCCTCGACATCACCGTCGGCCCCGGCGCGCACCTTCACCAGgcagtccccgccggctggagcgctTGCGCGTATGTCATCGACGGCGAGGCCAGCTTCGGGCCGTCGGCCAGAGCCACGCGCCAGCACGAGTGTGCTGTGTTCGGCGCCAAAGGCAACGCCGTGGACGCCCGGAGCGGCGATGCCGACGCCTCGACCAGGTTCCtgctggtggcggcgcggccacacGGCGAGACGGTGGTGCGGGAGGGCTACTTCGTGATGAACACAAGGGAAGAGTTGGAGCAGGCGATGGACGACTATAAGAACCACCACAACGGCTTCGAGATGGCCGTTGGCTGGACCTCCGACCACGTCGCCAAACCGGCACAGTGA